The following coding sequences are from one Lolium rigidum isolate FL_2022 chromosome 6, APGP_CSIRO_Lrig_0.1, whole genome shotgun sequence window:
- the LOC124666040 gene encoding probable glutamate carboxypeptidase LAMP1 isoform X2 yields MPPPHVEDDHFARTPLIAASLPLPRRAAARLRPLPLLVAAAAFATYYHLLVAPAPSYYHSLFLSLGSNETAAAHLRALTARPHLAGTEANALAADHVVSTLSSLSFPTRVTPYSVLLSYPAYRSLSLSAPGRAATAFALVQDAYAAASAEAVPTFLAYAASGSAAAEAVYANYGRAEDYAYLASRGVNVTGKVAIARYGEVFRGDKVKNARVAGAAAALIYTDFKDYTAPGKAFPDGPWMPPTGVQVGSAFKGVGDPTTPMWASSEGCERVSIAEAMATDDMPGIPALPVSGRDGEEILQLIGGDVAPEDWQGGESAPVYRLGPGPAVLNLTYTGNETMATIQNVIAVIEGKEEPDRYVILGNHRDAWTFGAADPSSGTAALLELAQRFSKLQSKGWRPRRTIILCNWDAEEYGLIGSTEWVEENRAILTSRTVAYLNVDIGVCNSGLDVLSTPQLDELLKQASKQVQNPDNGTESLYDMWMASDTSLIGRLGGGGSDHFAFVQHIGIPSVSMSVGSDYAVYHSLYDDFTWMEKYGDPMFRRHVAVASMWGLLALRLSDDEILPFNYSSYVAELEKGAVGINKSVLGLPVSLSPLQKSIKEFEKAVLKVDSELKALQTWNVWSPWRNNPLRVRDLNDRLMMTERAFTEREGQSGRPWRKHMIYGPSLHNDYGAEVYPGVDDAIQIAKRTNTSLSWQSVQHEIHRIARVISQAALVLSGGLT; encoded by the exons ATGCCGCCTCCCCACGTCGAAGACGACCACTTCGCGCGAACACCGCTCATCGCCgcctcccttcctcttcctcgccgggccGCCGCGAGGCTCCGCCCGCTCCctctcctcgtcgccgccgcggcCTTCGCCACCTACTACCACCTCCTCGTCGCGCCCGCGCCGTCGTACTAccactccctcttcctctccctgggCTCCAACGAGACCGCCGCCGCGCACCTGCGCGCGCTCACCGCCCGTCCCCACCTCGCGGGCACCGAGGCCAACGCGCTCGCCGCCGACCACGTCGTCTCGACGctctcctccctctccttccCCACCCGCGTCACGCCCTACTCCGTCCTCCTCTCCTACCCCGCCTaccgctccctctccctctccgcgccaggccgcgccgccaccgccttcgCGCTGGTGCAGGACGCCTACGCCGCGGCCTCGGCGGAGGCCGTCCCCACCTTCCTCGCGTACGCCGCGTCCGGCTCGGCCGCCGCCGAGGCCGTCTACGCCAACTACGGCCGCGCCGAGGACTACGCCTACCTCGCCTCCCGCGGCGTGAACGTCACGGGGAAGGTCGCAATCGCGCGCTACGGCGAGGTGTTTCGTGGCGACAAAGTGAAAAACGCCCGTGTCGCTGGCGCCGCGGCGGCGCTCATATACACCGATTTCAAGGACTACACGGCGCCGGGGAAGGCCTTTCCTGATGGGCCGTGGATGCCGCCGACCGGCGTGCAGGTCGGGAGCGCGTTCAAGGGGGTCGGGGACCCCACGACGCCGATGTGGGCGTCGTCGGAAGGGTGCGAGCGCGTGAGCATCGCGGAGGCGATGGCCACGGACGACATGCCCGGGATACCGGCGCTGCCGGTGTCGGGAAGGGACGGGGAGGAGATACTGCAGCTCATCGGCGGAGATGTCGCTCCAGAGGATTGGCAAGGCGGCGAGAGCGCGCCGGTGTACCGTCTCGGACCCGGGCCGGCGGTGCTCAATCTGACCTATACT GGGAATGAGACGATGGCAACTATTCAGAATGTTATTGCAGTGATTGAGGGGAAAGAAGAACCTGATAG GTATGTTATCCTTGGCAACCATCGTGATGCATGGACATTTGGGGCAGCTGACCCTAGCAGCGGAACGGCAGCCTTGCTTGAG CTAGCTCAAAGGTTCTCTAAGCTGCAAAGCAAGGGTTGGAGACCTCGACGGACCATCATCTTGTGTAACTGGGATGCCGAAGAGTATGgattg ATTGGATCCACTGAATGGGTTGAAGAGAACAGGGCAATCTTAACTTCGAGAACTGTTGCTTACCTGAATGTTGATATTGGGGTGTGTAATTCTGGACTTGACGTACTATCCACTCCTCAACTTGATGAGTTGCTTAAGCAAGCGAGTAAACAG GTTCAAAATCCCGATAACGGAACAGAAAGTCTGTATGACATGTGGATGGCTTCTGACACTTCTTTG ATTGGTAGGTTAGGAGGCGGAGGATCAGATCATTTTGCCTTTGTTCAACATATTGGCATTCCTTCAGTTAGTATGTCTGTTGGGTCAG ATTATGCTGTGTACCATAGCCTGTACGATGACTTCACATGGATGGAAAAGTATGGAGATCCTATGTTCCGCAGGCATGTCGCAG TGGCAAGCATGTGGGGGCTTCTTGCGTTGAGGCTTTCAGATGATGAGATCCTACCCTTCAACTACAGCTCTTATGTTGCAGAGCTTGAG AAAGGTGCCGTGGGTATAAACAAGAGTGTACTAGGATTGCCTGTCAGCTTATCTCCCCTCCAAAAGTCAATCAAAGAGTTCGAAAAGGCAGTTCTAAAAGTGGATTCTGAACTTAAG GCTCTACAAACGTGGAATGTTTGGTCGCCTTGGAGAAACAATCCATTGAGAGTAAGAGATCTCAATGACCGGTTGATGATGACCGAACGGGCGTTCACAGAGCGGGAAGGACAGTCCGGGAGACCTTGGCGCAAACACATG ATTTATGGACCTTCACTGCACAATGATTATGGGGCGGAAGTCTATCCGGGTGTCGATGATGCCATCCAGATAGCGAAGAGAACAAATACTTCGTTGTCCTGGCAGTCTGTACAACATGAGATTCACAGGATTGCTAGAGTCATCAGCCAGGCCGCGTTAGTCCTAAGTGGAGGTTTAACATGA
- the LOC124666040 gene encoding probable glutamate carboxypeptidase LAMP1 isoform X1, with protein MPPPHVEDDHFARTPLIAASLPLPRRAAARLRPLPLLVAAAAFATYYHLLVAPAPSYYHSLFLSLGSNETAAAHLRALTARPHLAGTEANALAADHVVSTLSSLSFPTRVTPYSVLLSYPAYRSLSLSAPGRAATAFALVQDAYAAASAEAVPTFLAYAASGSAAAEAVYANYGRAEDYAYLASRGVNVTGKVAIARYGEVFRGDKVKNARVAGAAAALIYTDFKDYTAPGKAFPDGPWMPPTGVQVGSAFKGVGDPTTPMWASSEGCERVSIAEAMATDDMPGIPALPVSGRDGEEILQLIGGDVAPEDWQGGESAPVYRLGPGPAVLNLTYTGNETMATIQNVIAVIEGKEEPDRYVILGNHRDAWTFGAADPSSGTAALLELAQRFSKLQSKGWRPRRTIILCNWDAEEYGLIGSTEWVEENRAILTSRTVAYLNVDIGVCNSGLDVLSTPQLDELLKQASKQVQNPDNGTESLYDMWMASDTSLIGRLGGGGSDHFAFVQHIGIPSVSMSVGSDYAVYHSLYDDFTWMEKYGDPMFRRHVAVASMWGLLALRLSDDEILPFNYSSYVAELEDLDSSACLAERCRGYKQECTRIACQLISPPKVNQRVRKGSSKSGF; from the exons ATGCCGCCTCCCCACGTCGAAGACGACCACTTCGCGCGAACACCGCTCATCGCCgcctcccttcctcttcctcgccgggccGCCGCGAGGCTCCGCCCGCTCCctctcctcgtcgccgccgcggcCTTCGCCACCTACTACCACCTCCTCGTCGCGCCCGCGCCGTCGTACTAccactccctcttcctctccctgggCTCCAACGAGACCGCCGCCGCGCACCTGCGCGCGCTCACCGCCCGTCCCCACCTCGCGGGCACCGAGGCCAACGCGCTCGCCGCCGACCACGTCGTCTCGACGctctcctccctctccttccCCACCCGCGTCACGCCCTACTCCGTCCTCCTCTCCTACCCCGCCTaccgctccctctccctctccgcgccaggccgcgccgccaccgccttcgCGCTGGTGCAGGACGCCTACGCCGCGGCCTCGGCGGAGGCCGTCCCCACCTTCCTCGCGTACGCCGCGTCCGGCTCGGCCGCCGCCGAGGCCGTCTACGCCAACTACGGCCGCGCCGAGGACTACGCCTACCTCGCCTCCCGCGGCGTGAACGTCACGGGGAAGGTCGCAATCGCGCGCTACGGCGAGGTGTTTCGTGGCGACAAAGTGAAAAACGCCCGTGTCGCTGGCGCCGCGGCGGCGCTCATATACACCGATTTCAAGGACTACACGGCGCCGGGGAAGGCCTTTCCTGATGGGCCGTGGATGCCGCCGACCGGCGTGCAGGTCGGGAGCGCGTTCAAGGGGGTCGGGGACCCCACGACGCCGATGTGGGCGTCGTCGGAAGGGTGCGAGCGCGTGAGCATCGCGGAGGCGATGGCCACGGACGACATGCCCGGGATACCGGCGCTGCCGGTGTCGGGAAGGGACGGGGAGGAGATACTGCAGCTCATCGGCGGAGATGTCGCTCCAGAGGATTGGCAAGGCGGCGAGAGCGCGCCGGTGTACCGTCTCGGACCCGGGCCGGCGGTGCTCAATCTGACCTATACT GGGAATGAGACGATGGCAACTATTCAGAATGTTATTGCAGTGATTGAGGGGAAAGAAGAACCTGATAG GTATGTTATCCTTGGCAACCATCGTGATGCATGGACATTTGGGGCAGCTGACCCTAGCAGCGGAACGGCAGCCTTGCTTGAG CTAGCTCAAAGGTTCTCTAAGCTGCAAAGCAAGGGTTGGAGACCTCGACGGACCATCATCTTGTGTAACTGGGATGCCGAAGAGTATGgattg ATTGGATCCACTGAATGGGTTGAAGAGAACAGGGCAATCTTAACTTCGAGAACTGTTGCTTACCTGAATGTTGATATTGGGGTGTGTAATTCTGGACTTGACGTACTATCCACTCCTCAACTTGATGAGTTGCTTAAGCAAGCGAGTAAACAG GTTCAAAATCCCGATAACGGAACAGAAAGTCTGTATGACATGTGGATGGCTTCTGACACTTCTTTG ATTGGTAGGTTAGGAGGCGGAGGATCAGATCATTTTGCCTTTGTTCAACATATTGGCATTCCTTCAGTTAGTATGTCTGTTGGGTCAG ATTATGCTGTGTACCATAGCCTGTACGATGACTTCACATGGATGGAAAAGTATGGAGATCCTATGTTCCGCAGGCATGTCGCAG TGGCAAGCATGTGGGGGCTTCTTGCGTTGAGGCTTTCAGATGATGAGATCCTACCCTTCAACTACAGCTCTTATGTTGCAGAGCTTGAG GATCTTGACAGTAGCGCTTGCTTGGCAGAAAGGTGCCGTGGGTATAAACAAGAGTGTACTAGGATTGCCTGTCAGCTTATCTCCCCTCCAAAAGTCAATCAAAGAGTTCGAAAAGGCAGTTCTAAAAGTGGATTCTGA
- the LOC124662549 gene encoding uncharacterized protein LOC124662549, with translation MAMASSRALLMIAVAVAAVWCGEAGAAPTAAAEAAHDVLTAHGLPRGLLPAGIAAFSHDPATGRFEASLEAPCTAKAEVDLRYNATVTGEISYGRISDLSGVSAQDLFLWFAVLSIRVDVPSSGVIYFDVGVVFKHFPLSFFEAPPPCVPTSFILLAPQYKQGGDDGSVDGGTALQ, from the exons atggcgatggcgtcgTCGCGGGCGCTGCTGATGATAGCGGTGGCCGTCGCGGCGGTATGGTGCGGCGAGGCGggggcggcgccgacggcggcggcggaggcggcgcacGACGTGCTGACCGCGCACGGGCTGCCGAGGGGCCTGCTCCCCGCCGGGATCGCCGCGTTCTCGCACGACCCGGCCACCGGCCGGTTCGAGGCGTCCCTGGAGGCGCCCTGCACGGCCAAGGCCGAGGTCGACCTGCGGTACAACGCCACCGTCACCGGCGAGATCAGCTACGGCCGGATCAGCGACCTCTCCGGCGTCTCCGCGCAGGACCTCTTCCTGTGGTTCGCCGTCCTCAGCATCCGCGTCGACGTGCCCTCGTCCGGCGTCATCTACTTCGACGTCGGCGTCGTCTTCAAGCACTTCCCGCTCTCCTTCTTCGAGGCCCCGCCGCCCTGCGTCCCCACCTCCTTCATCCTGCTCGCGCCGCAGTACAAACAG GGAGGTGACGACGGATCGGTGGACGGCGGCACGGCGCTGCAATAA